In Motacilla alba alba isolate MOTALB_02 chromosome 4A, Motacilla_alba_V1.0_pri, whole genome shotgun sequence, the genomic window GGCGCCGGCGCTGCGGGACCCCCGGGAGCGCCCCGCGGCTCACCTGCGGCTCTCCGGGCACGAAGGACAGGCACATGCGGCAGCCCTCGCTGCTCTCCTTGGCCACCAGCGGCCGGCAGCGCAGCGCCACGCGCACCGGGATGCCCTTCTCGTCCTCCCGCACCATCACCGGCCTGCGGGACACGAGCGCCGTGAGGCGGGCCGGGACCGAGCGGGGCTCCCCGCGGGGCTGCCCGGCCCGGGGGTGGAGCGGGCGGGAAGCGGCCGCAGTGGGGCGATGgaggggcggggaggggggtgCAGCGGCCCTGCCGGggctcagggatggagcagaagCCCCGGGGCTGGAGCGGGGGCGGAGCGGGCCCGGCCTGGCCCTGCCCGGTGtcgcggggcggccgcgggacTGACCTGGAACCGCCGCTGCCCGTGCCAATGGCGGCGCCGCAACGGCCGCCGTTCGAACCGGGCCGCGCGCCGCCGCGGCCAATCAGCGGCGGGCGCCTCCAGCGGGGCGGCACCGCAGCCAATCGCGGGGCCGTGCGTCGCCGAGAGGCGGGGCTGCAGCCAATCGCAGAGCGGTGCGTCAGGCAGGGGCGGGGCCAAGAGAGGGTGGGGACGGGACCGCGCGAGGGGCGGGACGGAGCCAATCGAGTGCGGGTGCGTCAGGCGGGGGGCGGGGCGAGGGGAGCGTCTCGGCCAATCGCAGCCCGGTGCGTCGCGCTCGGGGCGCGTCCCGGGCGCGGCGGAGCGGCAGCATGGAGGGCCGGGTGCCCTACGACGACTTCCCGGTGGTTTTCCTGCCGCCCTACGAGAGCCCGCCCGCCTGGGTGCCGCCGCACGAGGTCAGCCCGGGACGGGGGGAGCGGGGGCAcggcccgggggcggcggcggcggccgcggggccccTCCGGGCGggggagcccggcccggccccggctgaGCCGCCGCGCGTCCCCCGCAGCGCGTTTACCACCCCGACTACAACAACGAGCTCACGCAGTTCCTGCCCCGCACCATCGTCCTCAAGAAGCCGCCCGGGGCGCAGGTGAGGCGGGCGGCgccggccccggcgctgcctGGTCGCGGTGTCGCGTTCCCGGAGCGTTTCCTGGCGGAAAAGGCGCTGGGGTCGCGATGTTCCCGGCTGGCAGCGTCCTGGCGCAGGGAATTGCTGTGACAGGCGTGGGGCGGGCAGGGTGACACATGCCAGGGCGGTGGGCAGGGGAGGGGTTGTTCCCGATGTGGTATCTtgggatgtggagctgctggaggatggAGCGGGGCCCCTCGGGTGTTCCCGGTGGCAGGAATCAGGAGAGGGGACCTGGCgctgctgcctggctgagcaCCGCAGCACCCACGCCTCGGATCCCTCcgggaggcagggcagggagaagaatcCTGGGGAATGGAAAGAGAACTGGGCCAAGGGAAGGGTCCCGGTGACTGCGTTTCCCTTCTGGCTTTTCTCACAGCTGGGCTTCAACATCCGGGGAGGAAAAGCCTCGCAGTTGGGAATCTTCATCTCCAAGGTGTGTCCGTCCTTGTGCCGTTCCCGCCCGGATCCTGCCTGTGCCggtgggagcagctgagccccagggagGCTCTGGCTGCCTCAGAACATCCTGCAccactccctgctctcctcccagcccctggaatTGCTCCCCGGAGCAGTGTGGGGGGCAGCTGTGGGACatcccctgctgccatccctgctctcccttcccaggTGATTCCCGACTCGGATGCTCACAGGGCcgggctgcaggagggggacCAGGTGCTCTCAGTGAACGATGTGGATTTCCAGGACATTGAGCACAGCAAGGTGGGCGCTGGGATGGGGAGTccacctccctgcagcct contains:
- the PDZD11 gene encoding PDZ domain-containing protein 11; this encodes MEGRVPYDDFPVVFLPPYESPPAWVPPHERVYHPDYNNELTQFLPRTIVLKKPPGAQLGFNIRGGKASQLGIFISKVIPDSDAHRAGLQEGDQVLSVNDVDFQDIEHSKAVEILKTAREITMRVRYFPYNYQRQKERTVH